Part of the Pseudothermotoga sp. genome, TATTTTCGGTTTTCCGAAGGATCAGTGTGCCGAGGTCTTTTTTAAGGCCATAACGGATTTCCTCACAGAGAGGCAAAATACTTGCTTGAAACTCATAAGGCTTTGCAACATAGATGAGGAGACGAGTAGAATCTTTCTCTCCGTTTTTGAAAGGAGCGGGAGGTGAGAAGGTGCAGAACGAGGAGAAAGAAGTTGTAAAACTTTCCATGCAAGAGTTGATAGTTCTTTTCTTCAACACCATTGCTGGTCGCTGTTGGGCAAGATTGGGCCTCACGAGAGACGAATACGGTGAACTGAGACAAGATCTCAAAGAGGCCAGGATGGGCATCGATGTACTCGATGCGGTTTTGAAAGCGATTGAGGATGATCTGGAAGAAGATCTCAAAAGAGAACTCGAAGCGGTCTTGGCTAACTTGAAACTGAACTACTTCAATCAGTACAGCAAGACGAAAGAGGTAAAAACATGAAAAAGGCAGGCATAGTTGGCCTCCCAAACAGTGGAAAGTCAACGCTTTTTAACGCACTGACGGATCAAAGTGTCCCAGCAGAAAAGTACCCATTCTGCACGATAGATCCCAACGTAGGAATACTCGCCGTTGAGGATGAGAGATTGACAAAGCTCGCTCGGATGGAAGGTTCCAAACAGCAAGTTCATCCTTTTTTTCACATCGTCGATATCGCCGGTTTAGTGAAAGGGGCGAGCAAAGGGGAAGGATTGGGTAATCAGTTCCTCGATCATATAAGCAAAGTGGATCTGATTTTTCATGTTGTTCGTTGTTTCAAAATCGACGATGTCTCCCACCCCATGGGCAGTATCGATCCTGCGAGGGACATCGAAATAGTGGAGGTCGAATTGATACTGAAAGATCTAGAGACAGTGAACAAAAGGATCGAAAAGATCTCCAAACAAGCTAAGGCTGGGGAAGAACACGCGCGATTTGAGCTTCACTTTCTCGAACAATTGAGAGCACATCTTGGAGCTGGCAAACTCGCAAGAACCCTTCAGAGGAATCAACAAGAACAATCTATTTTGGATTCCTTGTTTCTCCTCACAGAAAAACCGATCGTGTACGTTGCGAACGTCGACGATTGGGGACTAGAAAACGGCTTGGACAGAATCGTTGAGCGAATGGCGAACGAAAGATCCTCTGCTTTTCTCGCGGTTAATGCTCAGTTGGAGTTCGAGGCGAGAGAACTCTCGGCCGAAGAAGCGATGGAATTACTCTCAGCTTATGGATTCAGAGAGAACCTTAAGAAAAGGTTCTTGACACAGATCAAACGCGCCCTAAAGCTCATATGCTTCCTCACCGCAACAAAAAATGAAGCGAGGAGCTGGTTGATCCCTGAAGGAACATCGGCGTACGATGCGGCAGGGATGATCCATTCGGATATCCAAAGGGGATTCATAAAAGCTGAAGTGATTCCTTTCGAAGAACTGGTTCACTATTCTTCCTTCAAGGAAGCACGTGAAGCAGGCGCGGTTAAATCACACGGTAAGGATTATTTGATCAGGGAGGGAGACGTTGTCCATTTTCTCTTCCATGCTTGATCTTCTGAAAAATACGCCGTTGGTTGCGACAGTTCTTTCTTTTCTGGTTGCGCAGCTCATAAAGATCGTCACACATCGAAATTTTAAGGCTTTCAAAAAATACGGTGGTATGCCGTCAGGTCATGCGGCAGCTATGGCTGGACTCGCATTCACACTTGGAAGATGTCTAGGCTACGCATCTCCCATCACGGCAGTTGCCGTAGCTTTGCTCATGGTTGTCGTGTCGGACGCGGTCAACTTGAGACCCTACGTCAGGGAAGATTTGGGCCACACCTGGCTCGAAGCCTTCGCTGGTATTGCGGTAGGGTTCATCGTCTCTCACCTTCTACCAGCGAGAATTCCTCTTTGGTGAAGGAGGATTTCAATGCCTGCAAAGCTCTCTTCTGCAACACTCGTTGGTTTGAATGTCTTTCCAGTCGAAGTAGAAGTGGATATCGACAGAAGAAGTGTCATACACGATGTGGACATCGTTGGACTTGGGGACACCGCAGTGAAAGAGAGCAAGAAGAGGATCAAGAGCGCTTTGAAAAATTCTGGGTTCGATTTTCCACACGGAAGGATCATCGTCAATTTGGCACCTGCGGATCTTAAAAAAGAAGGTACTTCTCTGGACCTACCGATAGCGATGGGCGTTCTGCAAGCTTGTGGACATCTAAAAAAGTTTGACTTTCTTTGCATCGGAGAGCTATCGCTCGACGGTAGAATCAGAAAGGTCAAGGGCGTGCTCACCATGTTATTACAGCTCTCAATGGGTGGATTCTCAAAGCCTATAATCGTTCCAAAAGAAAACGAAGTGGAAGCCAAAATGGTGAAAAATCTAAAGATTTACTGTTTTGACCACGTGAAACAGGTCGTTGAGTTCATCAACGGAATGATCGTCCATGAACCTGTTGAGTTCGAAGGACTTCCGCCATTCTCCTACGATGAAGATCTCGATTTCTCCGATGTGAAAGGTCAGACTCTCGCTAAACGTGCCTTGGAAATCGCTGCCGCAGGCGCACATAACGTGCTGATGAAGGGAAGCCCTGGGGCAGGTAAAACCATGCTTGCAAAAAGGATCTGCACGATATTGCCACCCTTATCTGAGGAGGAAGCTTTGGAAACCTTGATGGTTTACAGTGCGGTGGGTCAAATCGATTTTGAAAAACTCAAACGCCCTTTTCGTGCACCACACCACACCGCATCGAGTGTGGCCATCATAGGTGGAGGGAACGACGCGAGACCGGGTGAAATAAGTCTTGCACACAACGGTGTGCTTTTTCTAGATGAATTACCTGAGTTT contains:
- a CDS encoding DUF1844 domain-containing protein, yielding MQNEEKEVVKLSMQELIVLFFNTIAGRCWARLGLTRDEYGELRQDLKEARMGIDVLDAVLKAIEDDLEEDLKRELEAVLANLKLNYFNQYSKTKEVKT
- the ychF gene encoding redox-regulated ATPase YchF, with product MKKAGIVGLPNSGKSTLFNALTDQSVPAEKYPFCTIDPNVGILAVEDERLTKLARMEGSKQQVHPFFHIVDIAGLVKGASKGEGLGNQFLDHISKVDLIFHVVRCFKIDDVSHPMGSIDPARDIEIVEVELILKDLETVNKRIEKISKQAKAGEEHARFELHFLEQLRAHLGAGKLARTLQRNQQEQSILDSLFLLTEKPIVYVANVDDWGLENGLDRIVERMANERSSAFLAVNAQLEFEARELSAEEAMELLSAYGFRENLKKRFLTQIKRALKLICFLTATKNEARSWLIPEGTSAYDAAGMIHSDIQRGFIKAEVIPFEELVHYSSFKEAREAGAVKSHGKDYLIREGDVVHFLFHA
- a CDS encoding YifB family Mg chelatase-like AAA ATPase; translated protein: MPAKLSSATLVGLNVFPVEVEVDIDRRSVIHDVDIVGLGDTAVKESKKRIKSALKNSGFDFPHGRIIVNLAPADLKKEGTSLDLPIAMGVLQACGHLKKFDFLCIGELSLDGRIRKVKGVLTMLLQLSMGGFSKPIIVPKENEVEAKMVKNLKIYCFDHVKQVVEFINGMIVHEPVEFEGLPPFSYDEDLDFSDVKGQTLAKRALEIAAAGAHNVLMKGSPGAGKTMLAKRICTILPPLSEEEALETLMVYSAVGQIDFEKLKRPFRAPHHTASSVAIIGGGNDARPGEISLAHNGVLFLDELPEFRRDVIEALRQPLEEGSVTVARAKVTVTYPARFMLIAAMNPCPCGNYGDPKTVCNCSPYDIIRYNKKISGPILDRIDILVHVGRIDPEEYFSKDSSESSVKIRERVCRAREIQKRRYKDVKISTNSQLNSKLIKKFIKVDEKTEQLLKLTVSKYNLSARSIDKILKVARTIADLENSQNVEYKHVAESIQYKLNQE
- a CDS encoding divergent PAP2 family protein; protein product: MLDLLKNTPLVATVLSFLVAQLIKIVTHRNFKAFKKYGGMPSGHAAAMAGLAFTLGRCLGYASPITAVAVALLMVVVSDAVNLRPYVREDLGHTWLEAFAGIAVGFIVSHLLPARIPLW